From Cydia strobilella chromosome 4, ilCydStro3.1, whole genome shotgun sequence, the proteins below share one genomic window:
- the LOC134740871 gene encoding organic cation transporter protein-like, translated as MIYVPQLMFYFWIAPKSIRWLISKGRYDEFLASLKKAAEMNGSSISENTLKAFSETKKDILEKKEKHFSEPWLVCLVFKHKPILLRFLVTPMWWITSTLMYFGLTISAVGISGNKYLNYIASVAIQIPGYWLSVLLMDRIGRKALVMTGFWISGVCQIAFILTSGRHYWLSLSVYLIGKMCISCVMTSLYVYTAEMYPTRYRVSFLAYSSLMGKIESIVAPLMPGLGAKTWEHLPFLMFGVMALVSGLLVLLAPETLGATLPDTVEQASQLGKDSSVLRCLRTLVFRSKVYSIS; from the exons ATGATCTACGTACCTCAACTAATGTTTTACTTTTGGATTGCGCCTAAATCTATCCGCTGGTTGATTAGCAAAGGTCGCTATGATGAATTCTTGGCCAGTTTAAAAAAAGCTGCTGAAATGAACGGGAGTTCTATATCAGAAAATACTTTGAAAGCATTCTCGGAGACTAAAAAAGACATTCtggaaaagaaagaaaaacatTTCTCAGAACCTTGGCTAGTGTGTTTGGTTTTCAAACATAAGCCGATATTACTGCGTTTCTTAGTAACACCAATGTGGTGGATTACATCTACTTTAATGTACTTTGGCTTAACGATTTCTGCTGTGGGGATATCCGGCAACAAGTATCTGAATTATATAGCGTCGGTTGCTATCCAGATTCCAGGTTACTGGCTGTCTGTGTTGCTAATGGATAGAATTGGCAGAAAAGCTTTAGTAATGACAGGATTTTGGATAAGTGGAGTTTGTCAGATTGCGTTCATATTAACATCCGGTA GACATTACTGGCTGTCCTTATCAGTTTACCTGATCGGCAAGATGTGCATATCATGCGTCATGACTTCTCTCTACGTGTACACCGCCGAGATGTATCCAACGCGGTATCGGGTCAGCTTTCTCGCTTACTCCTCCCTGATGGGAAAAATTGAAAGCATCGTGGCGCCGCTTATGCCTGGCTTA GGTGCCAAAACGTGGGAACATCTCCCATTCCTGATGTTCGGCGTGATGGCACTGGTGTCCGGGCTGCTGGTGCTGCTGGCGCCGGAGACCCTGGGCGCCACTCTGCCTGATACCGTGGAACAGGCATCCCAACTCGGGAAGGATTCGTCCGTCCTACGGTGTTTGAGGACGCTTGTGTTTAGGAGTAAAGTATATTCGATAAGTTGA
- the LOC134741189 gene encoding uncharacterized protein LOC134741189, with protein sequence MAGLQTYSYLFTLTKSRTRCLIPECEDTSAPDEFSPPWILEAVPRTGDSFDNCHRFPTINMSQMSASCAEILFDKKASVQCQEYVYEQKNSAYFEFNLACDDFRPYLVGSARILGMMISLPIKGFVADRWGRRLAHSQTASTWLGLGH encoded by the exons ATGGCGGGGCTGCAGACGTATTCCTACTTGTTCACGCTAACGAAGTCCAGGACAAG ATGCCTAATTCCCGAATGTGAGGATACCTCTGCCCCAGACGAGTTCTCTCCTCCTTGGATCCTGGAAGCGGTGCCAAGAACAGGCGACTCCTTCGATAATTGCCATCGTTTTCCAACAATAAACATGTCACAAATGTCTGCATCGTGCGCGGAAATCTTGTTTGATAAGAAAGCGTCGGTACAATGCCAGGAGTATGTTTATGAGCAGAAAAACTCTGCTTATTTCGAG TTCAATCTAGCCTGCGACGATTTTCGGCCATATCTAGTCGGGTCGGCCAGAATTTTGGGCATGATGATTTCTTTGCCTATAAAAGGGTTTGTGGCCGACCGTTGGGGCCGGCGGCTGGCACATTCCCAGACTGCTTCAACCTGGCTTGGACTGGGACATTGA